The segment ACCACCAGGCCCGCCGCGGTCAGGGCCGTCAGGGCCGCCGCGGCGGGCAGGGGCCAGCGGCGGCGGGTGTGCGGGGTGAGGAGGAGGGCCGCGGCCGTGTAGGCCGTCAGGGCCGTGGCCGTGTGGCCGGAGGGGTAGTAGCCGGCGGCCCAGGGCTCCAGCGGGCCCGGGCGGGCGGTCCACTCCTTGAGGGGCACGATCAGCGCCGGCACCACGGCCATCGCCAGACCGGCCGCGAGGGCGGCGAGGCGGTGGCCGCGCCGGACGGCGTACGCCATGGCCAGGACGAGGACGGGAACGGCGACCTCGACGTTCCCGAGGTCCGCGAGGCGCTCGGTGGCGGCGTCGGGGACGGTGCGCACCAGGGCGTGGCTCAGCTCCTGATCCGGCGTCAGCAGTGGGCCCCCGTCGAGGACCTGCCAGGTGATCAGGGCGAAGAGGGCGGCGCAGACGGCCGCCAGGAGGAGGGGGAGGAAGGGGAGGGAAGAGGCCGGCCGTCCCGGAACGGGGGGGATGGTTCCGGGACGGCCGCCCGGATCGGGTTGCCGTGCGCCCCGGGGGGTTTGGGGCGGACGGCCGTCCGATCGGAGAGGAGTGTGCGCGAACGCATGCCCAGTACGGCGCTGGGGAAGCCCTGTACCGGTTTCGCCCCCGGTTGCCCGGGAGCGGTCTGTCTCACTCATCTGCAGAAACCGTACGGCAGCCGAAGGGGGACCGACAGCAGGAACGGCCTCTTGCCATCGGCCCCCCACACCTTCTTCACAGCGCCCGACCGTTACCGGCGGTACCGGCGGGCTCCTGTGTTCGGCGGTTCGCTCAGACGTCCGTGCCGATGGCCGCGAACGCCGCCTCGATGAGGTCCAGGCCCTCGTTCAGCAGCTCGTCGCTGATGACCAGCGGCGGCAGGAAGCGCAGCACGTTGCCGTAGGTGCCGCAGGTGAGGACGAGCAGGCCCTCGGCGTGGCAGGCCTTGGCGAGCGCGCCGGCCGCCTCCGGGAACGGGGTCTTGGACGCGGGGTCCTTGACGAGCTCGATCGCGATCATGGCGCCGCGGCCGCGGATGTCGCCGATGATGTCGTACTTCTCCTGCATCGCGGACAGGCGCGACTTCATGATGGACTCGATGTTCTTCGCCTTGGCGTTGAGGTCGAGCTCCTTCATGGTCTCGATGGAGCCCAGCGCGCCGGCGCAGGCCACCGGGTTGCCGCCGTAGGTGCCGCCCAGACCGCCCGCGTGCGCGGCGTCCATGATCTCGGCGCGTCCCGTCACGGCG is part of the Streptomyces katrae genome and harbors:
- a CDS encoding phosphatase PAP2 family protein, which produces MRTVPDAATERLADLGNVEVAVPVLVLAMAYAVRRGHRLAALAAGLAMAVVPALIVPLKEWTARPGPLEPWAAGYYPSGHTATALTAYTAAALLLTPHTRRRWPLPAAAALTALTAAGLVVRGFHWPLDVLASLLMCAPLLLGVRWAVSRSTRRSSG